In a single window of the Streptomyces sp. NBC_00353 genome:
- a CDS encoding 5-dehydro-4-deoxyglucarate dehydratase: MSTDTETEAVVGRLRSGMANGVLSFPLTSFHDDGSLDLDGFRAYVAAQIDAGPGAVFPACGTGEFFSLDEDEYRDVVTAAVEAAAGRVPVVAGVGYGWAQAARFARIAEEAGADALLVLPHYLVAAPQDGLVAQLEHLAARTPLPLIAYQRDQVAFSVKSLMRIARIPGVIGLKDGHSDLDRLQRLTLAAPDGFLFFNGAATAEIQARAYTTVGVPAYSSAVHAFAPEIADAFFEARRRGDDHVMDRLLREFYVPLVELRDRQPGYAVSLVKAAARLRGRPVGPVRAPLVDPSATDLADLERLLAAGLDLASTLTPVGAAL, from the coding sequence ATGAGCACGGACACGGAAACGGAGGCCGTCGTCGGGCGGCTGCGGAGCGGGATGGCGAACGGCGTGCTGTCGTTCCCGCTCACCAGCTTCCACGACGACGGCTCCCTCGACCTCGATGGGTTCCGTGCGTACGTGGCTGCACAGATCGACGCCGGCCCCGGCGCCGTCTTTCCCGCCTGCGGCACGGGGGAGTTCTTCTCCCTGGACGAGGACGAGTACCGGGACGTCGTCACCGCCGCGGTGGAAGCGGCGGCGGGGAGGGTGCCCGTCGTGGCCGGCGTCGGGTACGGATGGGCCCAGGCCGCCAGGTTCGCGCGGATCGCCGAGGAGGCCGGGGCCGATGCTCTGCTCGTGCTGCCGCACTACCTCGTCGCCGCGCCGCAGGACGGACTCGTCGCGCAGCTGGAGCATCTGGCGGCGCGGACCCCACTGCCGCTCATCGCGTACCAGCGCGATCAAGTCGCGTTCAGCGTCAAGTCGTTGATGCGGATTGCCCGGATTCCCGGGGTCATCGGGCTCAAGGACGGGCACAGCGACCTCGACCGGCTGCAGCGCCTCACACTCGCCGCGCCCGACGGTTTCCTGTTCTTCAACGGGGCCGCCACCGCGGAGATCCAGGCCCGCGCGTACACCACGGTCGGAGTGCCCGCGTATTCGTCGGCCGTCCACGCCTTCGCACCCGAGATCGCCGACGCCTTCTTCGAGGCCCGTAGGCGGGGCGACGACCATGTCATGGATCGGCTGCTGCGGGAGTTCTACGTCCCGCTCGTCGAACTCAGGGACCGGCAGCCCGGATACGCCGTCTCGCTCGTGAAGGCCGCTGCCCGGCTGCGCGGGCGTCCCGTCGGGCCCGTACGCGCCCCGCTCGTCGATCCCTCGGCCACCGACCTCGCCGACCTGGAGCGCCTGCTTGCCGCCGGCCTCGACCTCGCGTCCACCCTCACCCCCGTAGGAGCCGCCCTGTGA
- a CDS encoding IclR family transcriptional regulator: MPDPMNTDEERGVREVKSAARTVELLEVLAERGDRPARLQELAAELQVPRSSMYALLQTLISRGWVRTDMTGSLYGIGIHALLTGTSYLDSDPRVRAVRPYLDEASEALGETIHMGRLDGGDVAYLATRESHEYLRTISRVGRRLPAHAGALGKALLAERPDSTLPEGPYTPATPNTHTERDTLAADLEITRARGYSIDREEGVLGIIGFGFALRYDTPAQDAISCSVPVARLTPDHESQIIRVMREIRTKIEATTPGGAGAPHWR; the protein is encoded by the coding sequence ATGCCGGACCCCATGAACACGGACGAGGAGCGTGGAGTGCGCGAGGTGAAGTCCGCCGCGCGCACGGTCGAGCTGCTGGAGGTACTGGCGGAGCGCGGCGATCGCCCCGCCCGGCTCCAGGAACTCGCGGCCGAACTCCAGGTCCCCCGCAGCTCGATGTACGCCCTGCTCCAGACCCTGATAAGCCGGGGCTGGGTCCGCACGGACATGACGGGCTCCCTCTACGGCATCGGGATCCACGCCCTGCTCACGGGCACGAGCTACCTGGACTCCGACCCCCGCGTCAGGGCCGTACGCCCGTATCTCGACGAGGCGTCGGAGGCACTCGGCGAGACGATCCACATGGGCCGCCTGGACGGCGGAGACGTGGCGTACCTGGCAACACGCGAATCACACGAGTACCTGCGCACGATCAGCCGGGTCGGCCGCCGCCTCCCGGCCCACGCGGGCGCGCTGGGCAAGGCACTCCTGGCCGAACGCCCGGACTCCACGCTCCCCGAGGGCCCGTACACGCCGGCCACACCCAACACCCACACGGAACGCGACACCCTGGCGGCCGACCTCGAGATAACCCGCGCCCGCGGCTACTCCATCGACCGCGAGGAAGGCGTCCTCGGCATCATCGGCTTCGGCTTCGCCCTCCGTTACGACACCCCCGCCCAGGACGCCATCAGCTGCTCGGTCCCCGTGGCCCGGCTCACCCCCGACCACGAGTCCCAGATCATCAGGGTCATGCGCGAAATCCGCACAAAGATCGAGGCGACGACGCCAGGCGGAGCGGGCGCTCCGCACTGGCGCTGA
- a CDS encoding NAD(P)H-dependent flavin oxidoreductase, which produces MALSTAFTKLFGVRHPIALAPMGGSAGGALAAAVSRGGGLGLLGGGYGDDRDWLARELPIVAGGGRPWGVGFLSWAAGVSAVEQALEYGPGAVMLSFGDPSPFVERIRAAGAAVIVQVTDLQEAQRAVDVGADVIVAQGSEGGGHGARRGRATLPFVPVVVDLAAPVPVLAAGGIADGRGVAAALALGAAGALIGTRFQATAEALVDPSIAEAIVRGRGEDTERSGVLDIARGARWQTAKYTARSLGHPYLDRWRGREAELAADSQARRAYQVDVARGDVPPLPVWAGEGVDLIDDLPPAADLVAALAAQADSALARAGRY; this is translated from the coding sequence ATGGCATTGTCGACGGCGTTCACGAAGTTGTTCGGTGTGCGGCATCCGATTGCGTTGGCGCCCATGGGCGGGTCGGCCGGCGGCGCGCTGGCTGCGGCGGTCTCCCGCGGCGGTGGGCTGGGGCTGCTGGGCGGCGGGTACGGGGATGATCGGGATTGGCTGGCCCGTGAGCTGCCGATCGTTGCCGGAGGCGGGCGGCCGTGGGGAGTTGGGTTCCTGAGCTGGGCAGCCGGTGTCAGCGCGGTTGAGCAGGCGCTGGAGTACGGCCCGGGGGCTGTGATGCTGTCCTTCGGAGATCCGAGCCCTTTCGTCGAACGAATCCGCGCAGCTGGTGCGGCGGTGATCGTTCAGGTCACCGATCTGCAGGAGGCTCAGAGGGCGGTGGATGTGGGGGCCGATGTCATCGTGGCGCAGGGGAGCGAGGGCGGCGGGCACGGGGCCCGGCGCGGGAGGGCCACGTTGCCGTTCGTGCCGGTCGTGGTGGACTTGGCGGCACCGGTGCCGGTGCTGGCGGCCGGTGGGATCGCCGACGGTCGTGGTGTGGCCGCCGCCTTGGCGCTGGGGGCCGCCGGGGCGCTCATCGGCACCCGATTCCAGGCCACGGCCGAGGCGCTGGTCGATCCCTCGATCGCTGAGGCGATCGTCCGCGGGCGCGGGGAGGATACGGAACGCAGCGGTGTCCTTGACATCGCCAGGGGGGCCCGATGGCAGACGGCGAAGTACACGGCTCGCTCCCTCGGCCATCCTTACCTCGACCGCTGGCGGGGCCGGGAGGCGGAACTTGCCGCGGACTCCCAGGCTCGCCGTGCCTACCAGGTCGATGTGGCACGAGGCGACGTGCCACCGCTGCCGGTGTGGGCCGGCGAGGGTGTCGACCTCATCGACGACCTGCCACCCGCAGCCGACCTTGTTGCCGCACTTGCCGCCCAGGCCGACAGCGCCCTGGCCCGAGCAGGAAGGTACTGA
- a CDS encoding phosphotransferase enzyme family protein, which yields MAVIDKPPIDERSCAGEVAQAWSLDGVELVFLPIGLDGQAWAYRINTAGGDGYFLKVRRGEFAPAAVSLPQYLREQGLTHVVAPLSTRSGEAGHAMGDYRMLLYPFHVGGNLWSRGLTDRQWIEYGEFLGKLHSTVPSPRIESVLPAESYATTAPARVYARTAEAAVSSVLGAFWQRYGAAVTRLCETVCELTAKVGAGPHVICHADVHPGNLIADGNGPLHVVDWDAPIMAPRERDLMFVLGQGFGDHPVNPRREELFRQGYGPLQVNEELLSFYRQERNLDDIAEFLSRILDPRTSAEARANDLHWLTRNAEMLT from the coding sequence ATGGCTGTGATCGACAAGCCTCCCATCGACGAGCGGTCATGCGCCGGAGAAGTGGCCCAGGCGTGGAGCCTGGACGGCGTTGAACTCGTGTTCCTGCCGATCGGTTTGGACGGGCAGGCGTGGGCGTACCGAATCAACACCGCAGGTGGTGATGGCTACTTCTTGAAAGTGCGGCGCGGGGAGTTCGCGCCGGCGGCCGTGTCGTTGCCGCAATATCTGCGCGAGCAGGGCCTGACCCATGTGGTGGCACCGCTCAGCACGCGGTCCGGCGAAGCAGGTCATGCCATGGGTGACTATCGAATGCTGCTGTATCCGTTTCACGTCGGCGGGAACCTGTGGAGCCGCGGCCTGACCGACCGACAGTGGATCGAGTACGGGGAGTTCCTGGGCAAGCTGCACAGCACTGTGCCCAGCCCACGGATCGAGTCGGTCCTGCCCGCGGAGAGCTATGCGACGACCGCACCGGCGAGGGTGTACGCACGCACCGCCGAGGCAGCGGTGAGTAGCGTGCTCGGCGCCTTCTGGCAGCGGTATGGTGCCGCGGTCACAAGGCTGTGCGAGACGGTCTGCGAGCTCACCGCCAAGGTCGGGGCCGGTCCGCATGTCATCTGCCACGCCGATGTCCATCCGGGCAACCTGATCGCTGACGGTAATGGCCCTTTACATGTCGTCGACTGGGATGCACCGATCATGGCGCCGCGCGAACGCGACCTGATGTTCGTCCTTGGACAGGGCTTCGGTGACCATCCAGTCAACCCCCGCCGGGAGGAGCTTTTTCGTCAGGGTTACGGGCCGCTCCAGGTCAACGAGGAGCTTCTGTCGTTCTATCGTCAGGAGCGCAATCTGGATGACATCGCCGAGTTTCTCAGTCGCATCCTCGATCCCCGGACGAGCGCCGAAGCCCGGGCGAACGATCTGCATTGGCTGACCCGTAATGCCGAGATGCTCACGTAG
- a CDS encoding endonuclease/exonuclease/phosphatase family protein: MLRRTLSALAVVSVLATTGIAQASAAEGTGARVLDVMTFNIHHAQGTDDVLDLQRIADVVKESGADVVGLQEVDNHYSGRSNWADQPAELAAMLGYHVVFGANIDNNPPTPGGHRIQYGTAILSRYPITEWDNTWLYKSPGQEQRGLLHATLDVRGKAVHFYCTHLAASSQTDRLHQAPQIVDLIGDTDPSILVGDFNAVPSASESQPLQTSYTDAWTKAGHGDGMTFPAEGPTERIDDIYTTDEVKPVVTRVLNADPTASDHLPVISRVVVAP; encoded by the coding sequence ATGTTGCGCCGTACCTTGTCCGCACTCGCCGTCGTCTCCGTGCTCGCCACCACGGGGATCGCCCAGGCCTCGGCCGCCGAAGGCACCGGTGCCCGTGTGCTGGACGTGATGACGTTCAACATCCACCACGCCCAGGGCACCGATGATGTACTCGACCTCCAGCGGATCGCCGACGTCGTCAAGGAAAGCGGCGCCGACGTGGTCGGGCTGCAGGAGGTCGACAACCACTACTCCGGGCGCAGCAATTGGGCCGACCAGCCTGCCGAGCTGGCCGCCATGCTGGGATACCACGTGGTGTTCGGCGCCAACATCGACAACAACCCCCCGACACCCGGTGGGCACCGGATCCAGTACGGCACCGCGATCCTCTCCCGGTACCCGATCACCGAATGGGACAACACCTGGCTGTACAAGTCGCCCGGTCAGGAGCAACGCGGGCTGCTGCACGCCACGCTCGACGTCCGCGGGAAGGCCGTGCACTTCTACTGCACCCACCTTGCCGCCAGCTCGCAGACCGACCGTCTTCACCAGGCCCCGCAGATCGTCGACCTGATAGGTGACACCGATCCGTCGATCCTCGTGGGCGACTTCAATGCGGTCCCGTCCGCGTCCGAGTCTCAGCCGTTGCAGACCAGCTACACCGACGCATGGACAAAGGCCGGTCACGGGGATGGGATGACCTTTCCCGCCGAGGGCCCGACCGAGCGGATCGACGACATCTACACCACGGACGAGGTCAAGCCGGTGGTCACCCGCGTCCTGAACGCCGACCCCACGGCTTCGGACCACCTCCCGGTCATCAGCAGGGTGGTCGTCGCCCCCTGA
- a CDS encoding phosphatidylinositol-specific phospholipase C1-like protein, whose translation MRIRQFALISAAVALGLGTLTSAADASDHAPVRMNQIQILGTHNSYHREVSFAEKKIQGESDPDNLWYSHASLPVQLDQQPVRQLELDVMPDSDRGGLYTNPLIRQKAELPPLADPDLAGPGLKVMHWADHDYNTTCSTLVKCLRQVKTWSDANPNHVPIPILLELKATDPKMEQLGGPKSPPWDAKQFDRLDTEIRSVFDADELITPDTIRHRGLTLEESVLRHGWPSLAQARGKFVFLMDNKDAKLQAPYLSGRPNLEGRVLFTDSAPGRADAAFLEENDPTGANTAKIQDWVRKGYLVRTRSDVPFGAARTGDTRQLEAALASGAQIVSTDFPVPGLAARYGSDYVAQLPDGGPARCNPVDAPRSCHTVED comes from the coding sequence ATGCGTATACGTCAATTTGCGCTCATCAGCGCGGCGGTTGCCCTCGGCCTTGGCACGCTTACTTCGGCCGCGGACGCCAGCGACCACGCCCCGGTCCGGATGAACCAGATCCAAATACTGGGCACACACAACAGCTACCACCGCGAAGTGTCCTTCGCTGAGAAGAAGATTCAGGGCGAATCCGACCCCGACAATCTGTGGTACTCGCACGCTTCGCTGCCGGTGCAACTCGACCAGCAACCGGTGCGCCAGCTCGAACTCGACGTGATGCCCGACAGTGACCGGGGTGGGCTCTACACCAACCCGCTGATCCGGCAGAAAGCGGAACTCCCTCCGCTCGCCGACCCCGACCTCGCGGGACCCGGCCTCAAGGTCATGCACTGGGCCGACCACGACTACAACACGACGTGTTCGACGCTGGTGAAGTGCCTGCGACAGGTGAAGACGTGGTCGGACGCGAATCCGAACCATGTGCCGATCCCGATCCTGCTCGAGCTCAAGGCGACGGACCCGAAAATGGAGCAGCTCGGAGGCCCGAAAAGCCCGCCTTGGGATGCGAAGCAGTTCGACCGGCTCGACACCGAGATCCGCTCGGTGTTCGACGCGGACGAGCTCATCACGCCGGACACGATTCGCCACCGGGGCTTGACGCTCGAGGAGTCCGTACTGCGCCACGGCTGGCCGAGCCTCGCACAGGCGCGCGGAAAGTTCGTGTTCCTGATGGACAACAAGGACGCCAAACTGCAGGCGCCATACCTCAGCGGCCGGCCGAATCTCGAAGGCCGTGTGCTGTTCACCGACTCCGCCCCTGGCCGCGCTGACGCCGCATTCCTCGAGGAGAACGACCCAACCGGCGCGAACACCGCGAAGATCCAGGACTGGGTGCGCAAGGGGTACCTCGTCCGGACGCGCAGCGACGTTCCGTTCGGTGCGGCCAGGACCGGTGACACCAGGCAGCTCGAGGCCGCGCTGGCCAGCGGCGCGCAGATCGTCAGCACCGACTTCCCGGTGCCCGGGCTCGCCGCCCGCTACGGCAGCGACTACGTCGCACAGCTCCCCGACGGCGGGCCCGCCAGGTGCAACCCCGTTGACGCACCGAGGTCCTGCCACACCGTCGAAGACTGA
- a CDS encoding nitroreductase, which yields MDVYEAVTSRRAVRGFTDRPVPKEALERVLSAAARAPSASNLQPWRAYVLTGAPLAELKKRAGERIAAGDPWDEPEYEQYPPALKSPYCERRFAFGEQRYGALGIPREDVEARQRAASANWDCFGAPAALFCYIDRDLGPAQWSDVGMYLQTVMLLLRAEGLHSCAQMAWAKYRKTVAGVLSPPDELILFCGMSIGFEDVTVGYTRTGRAPLDETVTFVDGY from the coding sequence ATGGACGTCTATGAGGCGGTCACGAGTCGGCGGGCGGTGCGCGGATTCACCGACCGGCCTGTCCCGAAGGAGGCGCTGGAGCGTGTGCTGTCCGCCGCGGCTCGGGCGCCCTCCGCATCGAACCTCCAGCCGTGGCGCGCCTACGTCCTGACCGGCGCGCCGCTGGCCGAACTCAAGAAGCGCGCCGGTGAGCGCATAGCAGCAGGCGACCCCTGGGACGAGCCGGAGTACGAGCAGTACCCGCCCGCACTGAAGTCCCCGTACTGCGAACGCCGATTCGCCTTCGGTGAGCAGCGCTACGGCGCACTCGGTATTCCGCGCGAGGATGTGGAGGCGCGCCAGAGGGCCGCTTCCGCGAACTGGGACTGTTTCGGCGCGCCCGCCGCCCTGTTCTGCTACATCGACCGCGACCTGGGCCCGGCCCAATGGTCCGATGTCGGCATGTATCTGCAGACTGTCATGCTGCTGCTTCGCGCCGAAGGGCTGCACAGTTGCGCGCAGATGGCATGGGCGAAGTATCGCAAGACCGTCGCGGGGGTCCTGTCACCGCCGGACGAGCTCATCCTCTTCTGTGGCATGTCGATCGGGTTCGAGGACGTCACGGTGGGTTACACCCGTACGGGACGGGCGCCGCTCGACGAGACGGTCACGTTCGTCGATGGTTACTGA
- a CDS encoding FMN-dependent NADH-azoreductase encodes MATLLHIDSSVFPGEASSSRSVADAFRKAWEEQHPDGTVIYRDVAASPVPHITADAHTAGFAAPSEHTPEQSAAFTARVRLIEELEQADAVLIGAPMYNYSIPSTLKAWLDNVILLGRTAGETPSAQGTPVTVVASRGGSYAPGTPREGYEFVQNYLEAVLKGTLGLDLDFIVPELTMAPRNPAMSALIPLYEASRERAFEDATTKAKELAERLAA; translated from the coding sequence ATGGCCACGCTGCTGCACATCGACTCGTCCGTGTTCCCCGGCGAGGCGTCCTCGTCCCGTTCGGTCGCGGACGCCTTCCGCAAGGCCTGGGAGGAGCAGCACCCGGACGGCACGGTGATCTACCGCGACGTCGCCGCCAGCCCCGTCCCGCACATCACCGCCGACGCCCACACCGCGGGCTTCGCCGCCCCGTCCGAGCACACCCCGGAGCAGTCCGCCGCGTTCACCGCGCGCGTGAGGCTCATCGAAGAGCTGGAGCAGGCGGACGCCGTCCTGATCGGCGCCCCCATGTACAACTACTCGATCCCGTCGACTCTCAAGGCGTGGCTGGACAACGTCATCCTGCTCGGCCGCACCGCGGGCGAGACCCCCTCCGCCCAGGGCACCCCGGTCACCGTCGTCGCCAGCCGCGGCGGCTCCTACGCGCCGGGCACCCCGCGCGAGGGCTATGAGTTCGTACAGAACTACCTGGAGGCCGTCCTCAAGGGCACCCTCGGCCTGGACCTCGACTTCATCGTCCCCGAACTCACCATGGCCCCCCGCAACCCGGCCATGTCCGCACTGATACCCCTCTACGAGGCCTCCCGCGAGCGCGCCTTCGAGGACGCGACCACCAAGGCCAAGGAACTCGCGGAGCGCCTCGCCGCGTGA
- a CDS encoding MarR family winged helix-turn-helix transcriptional regulator: MTTDFPHGTTASRVTDRPGDASPFALGLLLRRAHWHAAAVMEEALRPLGIELRHFAVLIVLVDRGPTVQRDLVAATGSDKAGIMRVVDDLERKGLAVRKTVPGDRRVRAVEITPQGLELFDAAHVAAAPLAERLVAELGPGEPERLTDLLTRFAYPAGAEA; encoded by the coding sequence ATGACCACCGACTTTCCTCACGGAACCACCGCCTCGCGTGTGACCGACCGCCCCGGGGATGCCTCGCCATTCGCTCTCGGCCTGCTGCTGCGCCGGGCACACTGGCACGCGGCCGCGGTGATGGAGGAGGCGCTTCGACCGCTCGGTATCGAGTTGCGGCATTTCGCTGTGCTGATCGTGCTGGTCGACCGCGGGCCCACGGTGCAGCGGGACTTGGTGGCGGCGACGGGGTCGGACAAGGCGGGAATCATGCGGGTCGTGGACGACCTGGAGCGCAAGGGGCTGGCCGTACGCAAGACCGTTCCGGGGGATCGGCGGGTGCGGGCAGTCGAAATCACGCCTCAGGGCCTCGAGCTTTTCGACGCAGCTCATGTGGCGGCGGCGCCGCTCGCTGAGCGTCTGGTCGCCGAACTGGGGCCCGGCGAGCCCGAGCGGCTGACGGATCTGCTGACCCGGTTTGCCTATCCCGCAGGCGCTGAGGCGTAA
- a CDS encoding class I SAM-dependent DNA methyltransferase has product MNTEGWLADTRTSYDTVATSYAEQVRNLLDETPEERAVLALFADLVRTSGGGPVADVGCGPGRVTAHLRELGVDAFGIDLSPAMIEVARRDHPGLRFEVGSMTDLDLADASMAGLVAWYSLIHVPDDEIGSVLRHFQRVLRPGGPLLLSFHVGDESRLKTQGYGGHPMKVYVHRRQPCQLTAWLNDAGFTVEAHRTLSSAESTLGGILLARRQPDTRQRTSSGKRSRG; this is encoded by the coding sequence ATGAACACTGAAGGCTGGCTAGCAGACACGCGGACGTCCTACGACACCGTCGCCACCAGCTATGCGGAACAGGTACGCAACCTCCTGGATGAAACGCCTGAGGAGCGTGCGGTCCTGGCGCTGTTCGCCGACCTGGTGCGCACCAGCGGCGGGGGGCCGGTTGCGGACGTGGGATGCGGGCCGGGGAGGGTCACGGCTCACTTGCGTGAACTGGGCGTGGACGCGTTCGGGATCGACCTGTCGCCCGCGATGATCGAGGTGGCGCGGCGTGATCACCCCGGCCTACGGTTCGAGGTCGGTTCCATGACGGACCTCGACCTCGCCGATGCTTCGATGGCTGGTCTGGTGGCCTGGTACTCGCTCATCCACGTCCCCGACGACGAGATCGGCTCGGTCTTGAGGCATTTCCAGCGTGTGTTGCGGCCCGGTGGTCCGCTGCTACTCAGCTTCCACGTCGGTGATGAGTCGCGGCTGAAGACGCAGGGCTATGGCGGCCACCCGATGAAGGTGTACGTCCATCGTCGCCAGCCCTGCCAATTGACCGCATGGCTCAACGATGCCGGCTTCACCGTCGAGGCACACAGAACTCTCAGCTCAGCCGAGAGCACGCTCGGCGGAATCCTTCTCGCGCGTCGCCAGCCTGACACCCGGCAAAGAACCTCATCCGGCAAGAGGTCGCGCGGATAG
- a CDS encoding maltokinase N-terminal cap-like domain-containing protein, whose amino-acid sequence MATIHRTTMTPTKLELLTGWLPKQSWYVGEAEAPELVKAGGFRLDDPEGAVGIEFMVVVDDTAQEPVAYLVPMGYRGAALEGVPGEALIGTSEHGVLGTRWIYDGVHDPVVMAQLRALLRGEVMPQHQSKNDTPDPTVTVHGTGPDDGFDVQVNRVLGPAEVAQRPSVRLVAGWTWPDGTAARGVLAAVALR is encoded by the coding sequence ATGGCCACCATCCATCGCACCACAATGACGCCGACCAAGCTGGAACTGCTCACCGGCTGGCTGCCGAAGCAGAGCTGGTACGTGGGCGAGGCAGAAGCGCCGGAACTGGTCAAAGCCGGTGGTTTCCGTCTGGACGATCCGGAGGGCGCGGTCGGGATCGAGTTCATGGTCGTGGTGGACGACACCGCGCAGGAGCCGGTGGCGTATCTGGTACCGATGGGCTACCGCGGTGCGGCGCTGGAGGGCGTCCCCGGCGAGGCGTTGATCGGCACGTCTGAGCACGGGGTGCTCGGTACCCGGTGGATCTACGATGGCGTCCATGACCCGGTGGTTATGGCGCAGTTGCGCGCGCTCCTGCGCGGCGAGGTGATGCCGCAGCATCAGAGCAAGAACGACACTCCTGATCCGACCGTCACCGTGCACGGAACTGGGCCTGACGACGGGTTTGACGTTCAGGTCAACCGTGTCCTGGGGCCGGCGGAGGTTGCTCAGAGGCCGTCCGTTCGTCTTGTCGCCGGGTGGACCTGGCCGGACGGGACGGCTGCGCGGGGGGTGCTCGCGGCCGTCGCGCTGCGGTAA